The genome window GCGGCGGCGCTGTGGTCGATCCGGAGAATCTTCGGAATCTGAAGAACGGAGCAGTCCTGGTATGCCTGACGGCTGAGCCTGCTGTCATCCTGCATCGGCTGGGAGATGACGCCGGCCGCCCCCTGTTGCAGAGTCCGGACAGGCTCACCAGAATCTGTGAGCTGCTGGCGCAGCGAGCCCCCGCCTATGCGCAGGCGGATCTTTCCATCGACACCAGCGGGATGGAGATAGAGGAGATCGTTGATCGAATTATCGTCCATCTTGGTATCGACCGACAAACCCAATTGTCCCCTCTTT of Candidatus Methylomirabilis lanthanidiphila contains these proteins:
- the aroK gene encoding Shikimate kinase yields the protein MKIVLAGFMGTGKSVVGRRLAERLAVPFIDLDVAIEAAAGMTIPEIFASEGEPGFRRREREMIAGVAHRSAGVIATGGGAVVDPENLRNLKNGAVLVCLTAEPAVILHRLGDDAGRPLLQSPDRLTRICELLAQRAPAYAQADLSIDTSGMEIEEIVDRIIVHLGIDRQTQLSPLSLGEG